Within Homo sapiens chromosome 2, GRCh38.p14 Primary Assembly, the genomic segment GGTCCAGGCACTCAGGATGAACAGAACTCACCTGCCAAGGCTTGGGCTGAGGAGGAGCTGGAATCCCGGAGACACACTGCCCCCGCCCCTCACCACCCCTGTCACTCAGACAGCACACCTCAGAGgcagaacagaaaacccagagCCTCACCCAGGCAAGGCTCACGTCCCATTCCCCGCCATGGCACTGACCCGGTCCTCCCAGCTCTGAGGAGCCTCAGATCTCCTGGGTGGCAGGGGTGCAGCTGCATAGCGGCGAAATTCCAAGCCCTGGTTCTGCGTTTGCCTTGTGCTGAAGTTCAGAATGCCTCTGACGCTCACGCACACCAAATGGACAAGGAGGTCCCCTCAGCAGCCCCGTGGGCGGTGCTGAGCTTGAAAGTGGGAGGTTCTGAAGGCATTGGAGGCCTGACTTCTGGACTTCAGAGAGCGTGAAGCTGCCTAGATCGCAAGCTCATTGTGAACTGTTTGCTTGTTCCCTCCAGGCTCTGACTCCAGCCAAAGCATGAATGGCCTTGAAGTGGCTCCCCCAGGTCTGATCACCAACTTCTCCCTGGCCACGGCAGAGCAATGTGGCCAGGAGACGCCACTGGAGAACATGCTGTTCGCCTCCTTCTACCTTCTGGATTTTATCCTGGCTTTAGTTGGCAATACCCTGGCTCTGTGGCTTTTCATCCGAGACCACAAGTCCGGGACCCCGGCCAACGTGTTCCTGATGCATCTGGCCGTGGCCGACTTGTCGTGCGTGCTGGTCCTGCCCACCCGCCTGGTCTACCACTTCTCTGGGAACCACTGGCCATTTGGGGAAATCGCATGCCGTCTCACCGGCTTCCTCTTCTACCTCAACATGTACGCCAGCATCTACTTCCTCACCTGCATCAGCGCCGACCGTTTCCTGGCCATTGTGCACCCGGTCAAGTCCCTCAAGCTCCGCAGGCCCCTCTACGCACACCTGGCCTGTGCCTTCCTGTGGGTGGTGGTGGCTGTGGCCATGGCCCCGCTGCTGGTGAGCCCACAGACCGTGCAGACCAACCACACGGTGGTCTGCCTGCAGCTGTACCGGGAGAAGGCCTCCCACCATGCCCTGGTGTCCCTGGCAGTGGCCTTCACCTTCCCGTTCATCACCACGGTCACCTGCTACCTGCTGATCATCCGCAGCCTGCGGCAGGGCCTGCGTGTGGAGAAGCGCCTCAAGACCAAGGCAGTGCGCATGATCGCCATAGTGCTGGCCATCTTCCTGGTCTGCTTCGTGCCCTACCACGTCAACCGCTCCGTCTACGTGCTGCACTACCGCAGCCATGGGGCCTCCTGCGCCACCCAGCGCATCCTGGCCCTGGCAAACCGCATCACCTCCTGCCTCACCAGCCTCAACGGGGCACTCGACCCCATCATGTATTTCTTCGTGGCTGAGAAGTTCCGCCACGCCCTGTGCAACTTGCTCTGTGGCAAAAGGCTCAAGGGCCCGCCCCCCAGCTTCGAAGGGAAAACCAACGAGAGCTCGCTGAGTGCCAAGTCAGAGCTGTGAGCGGGGGGCGCCGTCCAGGCCGAGCGCAGACTGTTTAGGACTCAGCAGACCCAGCAAGAGGCATCTGCCctttccccagccacctcccCAGCAAGCAACCTGAAATCTCAGCAGATGCCCACCATTTCTCTAGATCGCCTAGTCTCAACCCATAAAAAGGAAGAACTGACAAAGGGGATCCATCGGCCACCCCTCTGCAGGGGCTTGTGATGGCTACAATGGCTCCTAGACACTCAACGACTTCATCTgtggcagggagagaggaggcCGGAAGAACAACCCCTGAACAATGGAGGCCTTTCTTTCCCGCTAGGCTCCCAGCCTCCTTCCCGCTACAGAATCGCTCATCGGCGAGGCTCAGCAGAAAGACCCTGAAGGCAGGCTGCAAATGACCCAGAAGAGGGACCTGGGAGTCCTGGTGGGGACGGGGAGGGAGTCTCAATACTCCTTTGCAGTGCAAGGTACTCTGAGTCCCCTCTGTAGTGCCTCTGCCAGACACACACTGCCTGAGTTGAAGAGACACAGGCCACACATTTCAGGCTGGTTGCCAGCGGACGTCAGCACTCACGGCCTGCAGGGACTCAGCACAGCTCTGGATTCTGGATCTCTCCTGCTGTAACCCCACGCACAAGCCTGCAACCCCCAGAGCTCTTTGACAGGCTCCCAGGCCTCCCAGTCCTGGACAAGCATGTGCAGTCACGGGAGCTCAGCTcaggccagggctgggctgtgCACCTGCCTCCCACTGACCCAGACCCACTTCCTCCAGAGAGGCCTCTCTCCGCCTGAGCTATTTCCCTTGCTAGTGTGCAGATATTTCCCTAACATGtccttttttgtatttgtttgtacGGACCATAAATATAACTGTAGCTTTAAGACTACACAGGTTGTTATGTTTGGTCAACATGAAGCGTTTCCCAGAACTTCTCTGACCCAAGAATGGTGAAGTGGTGGTACAGTGGCAGAGGCAGCCTCGTGGGCTCTCTTGCTGGGGCTCTGGCAGCTCACAGCACATCTGCCCAGATTCTGAGGTTCTGCACTGTGGGGCTGGGAGGGCCAAGTAGGGGCCCTCATTCCTCACTCTAGCTGCCACCCTGCACCGTCCTTACGGCAACATGCTTTTGTAGCATGTTTGACTTTCCAAAACGTTTCCAGCATCTTTCAGATTTCCCCAACCAGCCCTTGGGGCAGTGGCCCTGTGCAAACCTTGGCTCAGGAAGGAGATTGGGCTCGCTCCACACACCCTGTCGGCGACGTTGCTGGTCAGCACGAGCTCCTGGTGCTGTCCCTCGGCCCCTGCACTGCACCGTCTGCCCCTCAGCCCTTCATTTAGACAAGCTGCTCAATGCCAGGCACCGCCCAGCTCCGAGGACAGTGGGCCGGACGCCAGGCCCCAGGCCACGTGCCTCTCTCACGGGCAGCACACGGACAAGAGCTCGGTAGTGTCGGGGAAGCATCTCGGAGGAGCTGCGGGAGGGAGCAGAGTGCCCGGACAGAGAGAGTGTGGCAGGGGAAGCATGGCTGGGGCCTCTGGGGGTCGGCGCTGCCTCTCACTGATACAGGGGACGCATGCAGAGGCAGCCTTGGTGGTCAGTGGAGGAGAATCCCAAACTGCTTGTGCCTCATTGCGTTTGGGATGCCTGGTGGACACCAAGTGGAGGTGACATGTGGGCAGCTGAGGACAGCGAGAGAGAGGCCTGAAGTGGAGCCTGGAATTCTCCAGACACATGTGCCATTTAGGGCTCTAGGATTCTGTCTGCAAGGGCAGCCATGAGGGCCGGGCACGGAGCCCCAGACGACTCCCCatggagagacagggagaaaggtGACTCAGAGGAGGGGAGTGAGCAGGTGCAGCTGTGGGGGCGGGCAGAACCACAGGAACTCAGGGTCCCGGGTGCCAGAAGGGGGGCGTTTCTGCACCTCAGCAGCTGTGGTGAGGGCTGCTGAGGGGTCAAGAGGAGGTGTGGGTCCCTGGGCAGATGAGGCCAGGGTAGCACACGCGAGGGGCAGCGGGTGTGCTGGGAGAAGCCGGGGAGGAAGGCCCAGCAGTGTTTTTAACCCAGCTCCCCAGCCCAGTCCTTCAGAAAGGACGAGAGAGTGGCGTGGAGAAGCAAGCCCTGGAGAAAGTGTGGGGATGAACAGGGCTCACAGACAGAGGCCGGGCTGCACGGGATCTCAGAGCTAGGGCCAGGGGAGGTGGGAGACAAGGCCACCTGCTATAGGGACAGTGCTTGGGAAGGGAGGATGAGAGACCAAGGGTTCGCAGAAGGTGGGAACTTCTGGAGTACCCATGAGGTTTGTGGCCCTCAATTTAGAGTAAATGTGGGCATCtccctccagccacactgagcTGCACAGGTACAGGCAGGAGAAGGTGGACAGGTGGGGTCAGTAGATGGGGTGGCCAGGGGGGTGGCAGAGTGTGAGGATTTCTCATGGCTCCCGAGAGGCTGCCAGGAGCTCGCTGAGCGTGGGGCCCTGTAAACTGGGAGCTGGACTATCCGCCCCGGGGTGACCTGGAGGGAGGGCAGCTACATCAGTGCAGGCTGCAGCACCGGGACCCTTCTGCGCCCTCAGCAAGTGGGTAGCACACAGGAGAGGTGGCAGGTGTGCCAGGAAGGGCTGTGGCCCAGTCCTCTCTGGCCCAACACGGCCACCTCACCTGCCGGCATTCTTCACAAAGCCCAGGTCAGCCAGCTCCACATCACACAGCTCGCAGCGGAAGCAGCCCGGGTGCCAGTTGTTGTTCATGGCCTTGATGACGCGGCCAATGATGAACTCACCTGGAAGAAGACAGGTCCCTGCTGGCTGGGGAGCACGTGCCTGTCCCCTCTTCGGACCCTCCCAAGCCCTGTCCACCTAGCACTCCGCCTGCTCTCTGCCTGGCCCATGGGCTCCCTCGTGGGATGGTGATGCCTGTAGGGGGCCTGACGGCTGCCGCTCAGAGAGGCAAGGTGGGGAGTTAGGAAAGAGCTGGGCCAGTTCTGTGTACCCCCTCGGCCCCCTGCCCCCCGCCACTGCTGCCCACTTCCCAGGCAGCCCAGGATGTGTACTGTCACCGGCCTTACCGCAGGATCCACAGCACGGAGCAAACAGCATTTGGAAGTCGTGTTCGCAGTACTTCCGGCCTTCAAACTGCAAAGGGGTCGCAGAGAGAGGACAAGCAAACCACCTATCATCCCCATGAGCAGCCCAGGCCCTTGTTGGGTCAGGACCTGACAGCAGGGGATGAGGCACTGAGGCAGGGGCATGCcgggctgaggctggagcagtGGGTCCCAGGCCTGGCCAGAGAGGACACTGGCCCTTTTGGGATGGTGGGGTGCAAAGGGAGGTGCCCCCGTGGAAGCTGGAGAGGTCCGTGAGGCCACCTGTCAAAGGGCCACTGGTGTCTACTGAGGATCTGGACCCTGTTGGTCCGGAGAACAGGCTGGGGGCGAGGCGGTTTTAAGCCAGGAGGGATGAGATCCAGTCTGAAGTGTAGTGTCACTTGGTCCTATTTCGTATACCTTCTCTGTGGGAGTATCCAGCTCTCTCAGAGGCCATGAAGACCCGGGTATAGGAGACAGAAGGAAGGGAACGCAGGAAGGGCCTGGGCACGGGGAAGTGGGAAGAGCTCAGGGCTGCGGCCAGCAGGAGCCAGTGTGCACACCCTCCAGGCGGCAGCTGCCAGCGAGGGCCCCTGTGCTGGCCACAAGCGGGGCCAAAGCCTGCCTCTGCTTTCCTCTAAcaattgtattttctgttttttaattggtttttCCCTGTTCTCTAAAATGAGTGTCTTATTAGACTAAACTGGATATAGCCCTACCCAGTGACCTGTAGAGTCAGGAAGGGCTTAAACTCTTTCAGCAATGAAAATCTTCTGGGCACCtgctgtgtgtgagagagagaggcttTGTTCTGGGCATATGGCCACCCCTCCTAGAGCTTTGCCCACCCCTCCCGCTGCCTCTACACTTAGACAGCattcctcaggaggctgaagacaCTGTGAGGAACAGCGGCTCTTGCTCTGCCAGGCGGACCACAGGCCCCACATCCATCCACCAGCCAGTCCCATCAGCTCTACCTTGAAACAGAGCCAGCATCTGACCCCTGGCCACCACCGCCACCACAAGCACAAGTGATGTTCTGGTAAATGCTCAACAGCCAGCTCTCTGGGGCGCAGAGGCAGGCCCTGCTGTGGGGCGTTTGCCAGTGTCCATGGTGTGAATATTCCCGTCATGGCCAACTCCTGGCTGCCAACATGACATCGATGTGGACTTGAGGGGAGATGTGCAGTGGCCACACCAGCACAATGGACAGAAATAACCCCATCAGCATAGACGATAGTAAAGTGGAACAAAATAATTAGCAAGTGGTATGCTTTGAGTATTTgttacctttgtttttaataaaattgtatccCATTGTACGctgatataatttaatttttaaacaataactctGTTGCCCAACCAGCTCCCAAGATTGTTGATGATTTAACGACTGCTCCTGTGAGCTGGTGGGGGCCCCTTCACTTTCATCTGGGTGATTGCACTAATTCAGCTCCTGGTCCCCCCAGCCTCCTGGCCCAGCCTCTGTTCCTGCCCCGCCTTACATCCTCTCCTCAGCACAGCGGCCAcaagcctccttttttttttctttctttttttttttttttttagatggagtcttgctctgtcccacaggctggagtgcaatggcgcgatctcggctcactgcaacctctgcctcccaggttcaagtgattctcctgcctcagcctcccgagtagctgggattacaggcacctgccaccatgccaggctcattttttgtatttttagtacagacagggtttcaccatgttggccaggctggtcttgaactcctgacctcaggtgatccatctgcctccgcctcccaaagtgctgggattacaggcgtgagccgccgcgcccggccaggtcACCTTTTCAAATGTCAGCAGATAGTGTGACTCCTCTGCTCCACACCCCGAGGTGGCTCCTGCCTCTTGCAGAGGGGAAGCCTATGGCTCCGTAGAGGCCCGTGGGGCCAAGCGAGATCCACCTCCCTTTCCTCAGCTCCTGGCCTTCTCCCTCTCATGCCCTCGGCTTCCATCACACCAGTCTTCCTACTGCTCTCCATACACCCCATGTTCTCCCACCACAGGGTATGTGCATATGCGGTGCCCTCTGCCCAGTATGTCTCCCTCCCCTCAGGTGTGCCCAAACCTCACCTTCCCTGAGCACCACCGCACCCCACCCCGGGAACCCTGACCCCCAGGGCATCAGCACCAGCTGGTGGGCCATGCGGTTGCTGTGCTCACTGTCTAGTCCCCAGGGAGGGCAAGCACCACCAGGGCAGGCTCTTCCTGCCCCCAGGGCCTGCCCAGCATCTGCCCAGAGGAGGCTGGTGAAAGGTGGCTCTCTGTTAGCACCCAGGGCACCTGGGGTGCTGTTCACATCTCACAGGTGAAGGATGGGCCCGTGCAGGAGCTCAAGCCTGGTTCTGGGCTGGCTCCAGACCTGGCCCTGTCACCAGTCGGGACCACTGCATGGAGCCCGGCCCACCCGCTCATAGAGGGCAGACTCCGAGCTGGGTCTGAGAAAGCCCTCAGTAGTGTCCTCACCTCATAGAAGAGCCCCTCGGGGAAGGGCCGGAAGCACTGGGCACACACGAAGCAGTGCTCATGGTACAGCTCCCCATTGCTGTTGACAATGCGCTCGGCGGGGGAGAAGCGGGCCTGGCAGCGCTGGCACACGGCGTTGGCCAAGGCGTCCGACATATTGCTGGGGGCAGGAGACAGGAGGAGTGAGTCAGAGCTGGTCAGGGGTGCAGATGGGGCACACGCGGGGGCCTGCGCCCGACAGACACACCTCGTATTAAAAAGTGAAGACGCTCTGCAGGATCAGGAAAATCGCTCTAACCCAGGGTCCAGGCTGCTCAGTGCTTGTAGTGCCCACCCCTTGGGGTGTCAGGGGCCCAGTCAACTCCCACTTGGGCCCCTATTACCCCTTCTTCAGGGACCAGAGAGTCTCGCACACAGAACACCACCCAGCACAGGTGAGCGGCTCTGTATTCACACTCTCATTTAATCCCCAGGGCAATACTGCAGCTACTATTATTATGGCCTCTTCCAGAAAAGGGACCTAAGCCTCaaagaggttgagtaacttgcccaagctcacacagcaGAGCGGGGTCCACACTTGAATCCAGACTGCTCAGTCTTCCATGGTTCCATCCTCTGCACCATGAGTTAGTTTCAAACTGACTGCCTCCAATAAACACATAACCACCCAAACACAGAGCAGGCAAGAGGGTAGCTGGGTGCGTGTGCAgaatggctcaagcctgtcatccagagcactgtgggaggccaaggtgggcggatcccttgagcccaggagttcgagaccagcctgggcaatatggcaagaatccatctctaataaaaatacaagaaaacaaaaaaattagccaggtgtggtggtgcaagcctgtagtctcagctactctggaggctgaagtgggaggatggcttgagcctgggaggccgaggctgagtgccactgcactcaggcctgggcaacagagcaagaccctgtctcaaaataaaaaataaataaaaaagacaagagtATGAATCTTTGAGACGAGACGGGAGTGTGGTGAGGGGGAGCAAATCTCATCCATACTGGGCACTGCCTGTCCCCAGAGTCAGTGGTGGGTTTCCTTCTGGGAGGGGTGAAATGCGAACTACAGGGGAAAAGCCCACAGTGAGCCAGGCCCGCAATCAGTCCAGCCCCAGGGCCCTTCGGCACAGCCAGGAGGGGCCTTTTAGACTCAAAAACAGGGTCAGGATGTAGTCCTAAACACCCCAACTGCCTCTACGACCTTCAAAGAACCGGATACCCCACACCTTTTGCTAGGAAGGGAGAACGTGGGTTCTGTCTCAAGTGTCAACTCCAGTGGATTCCTGGAAGACTGGGCAGAGAGGGAGCATCAGGCTCGCTGGGGAGTGACGCAACCAGCTGGTAACGTCTGCCTGGTTGCAGCCGGGTGGTGGCAGGACTCGAGTGCAGTGCCTTTGGGAATACCTCTCCgcctgctctgcctcccaggatgaATCCCACCCAGCAGTCACTGCCGCGACATCATGAGGGAAATGCTTGGTGAGTGAGGCTCCTGTCGGGCTGTTCTGCGGCCTGCAATCTGGGCAGGGCCAGTCTGAAGAGTGTCAACCACAGAGAAGAGGGGCCTTAGGATGAGTCCAGGGGTGGACGACAGGGCTGCGCTTAGGGTCTG encodes:
- the GPR17 gene encoding uracil nucleotide/cysteinyl leukotriene receptor isoform a (isoform a is encoded by transcript variant 2), whose product is MSKRSWWAGSRKPPREMLKLSGSDSSQSMNGLEVAPPGLITNFSLATAEQCGQETPLENMLFASFYLLDFILALVGNTLALWLFIRDHKSGTPANVFLMHLAVADLSCVLVLPTRLVYHFSGNHWPFGEIACRLTGFLFYLNMYASIYFLTCISADRFLAIVHPVKSLKLRRPLYAHLACAFLWVVVAVAMAPLLVSPQTVQTNHTVVCLQLYREKASHHALVSLAVAFTFPFITTVTCYLLIIRSLRQGLRVEKRLKTKAVRMIAIVLAIFLVCFVPYHVNRSVYVLHYRSHGASCATQRILALANRITSCLTSLNGALDPIMYFFVAEKFRHALCNLLCGKRLKGPPPSFEGKTNESSLSAKSEL
- the GPR17 gene encoding uracil nucleotide/cysteinyl leukotriene receptor isoform b (isoform b is encoded by transcript variant 3), whose translation is MNGLEVAPPGLITNFSLATAEQCGQETPLENMLFASFYLLDFILALVGNTLALWLFIRDHKSGTPANVFLMHLAVADLSCVLVLPTRLVYHFSGNHWPFGEIACRLTGFLFYLNMYASIYFLTCISADRFLAIVHPVKSLKLRRPLYAHLACAFLWVVVAVAMAPLLVSPQTVQTNHTVVCLQLYREKASHHALVSLAVAFTFPFITTVTCYLLIIRSLRQGLRVEKRLKTKAVRMIAIVLAIFLVCFVPYHVNRSVYVLHYRSHGASCATQRILALANRITSCLTSLNGALDPIMYFFVAEKFRHALCNLLCGKRLKGPPPSFEGKTNESSLSAKSEL
- the LIMS2 gene encoding LIM and senescent cell antigen-like-containing domain protein 2 isoform X10, coding for MAARLGALAASGLYRRRQHRQSPPPATGNMSDALANAVCQRCQARFSPAERIVNSNGELYHEHCFVCAQCFRPFPEGLFYEFEGRKYCEHDFQMLFAPCCGSCGEFIIGRVIKAMNNNWHPGCFRCELCDVELADLGFVKNAGSSSEMLPRHYRALVRVLPVREARGLGPGVRPTVLGAGRCLALSSLSK